The following proteins are encoded in a genomic region of Nocardioides renjunii:
- the rpmF gene encoding 50S ribosomal protein L32 gives MAVPKRKMSRSNTRHRRSQWKAVAPTLVTCANPACGAKHLPHRACGQCGQYGARADRRQVL, from the coding sequence ATGGCTGTTCCGAAGCGGAAGATGTCGCGCAGCAACACGCGTCACCGCCGTTCGCAGTGGAAGGCCGTCGCGCCGACCCTCGTGACCTGCGCCAACCCCGCCTGCGGCGCCAAGCACCTCCCGCACCGCGCGTGCGGCCAGTGCGGCCAGTACGGCGCCCGGGCCGACCGTCGCCAGGTCCTCTGA
- a CDS encoding YceD family protein, which produces MTSLDPRAPLVLDTRELGRRPGSQRELELTVPAPAELGIEVLGVPEGSPVELDLRLEAVMEGVLLTGTATATLEGECVRCLEPIKDEIHARLQELYVYPDQHDKATEHDDRDLDDETSLLEDDLLDLEPLLRDAVVLALPFQPLCMDDCPGLCTECGARLADDPDHAHDAPIDPRWAGLQGLQQDSHDQD; this is translated from the coding sequence GTGACCAGCCTGGACCCGAGGGCGCCGCTCGTGCTCGATACTCGCGAGCTCGGCCGCCGCCCGGGGTCCCAGCGGGAGCTCGAGCTGACCGTTCCGGCACCAGCAGAACTTGGCATCGAAGTCCTCGGTGTCCCCGAAGGATCGCCGGTCGAGCTCGACCTGCGGCTGGAGGCGGTCATGGAGGGCGTGCTGCTCACGGGCACGGCCACGGCCACGCTCGAGGGGGAGTGCGTGCGGTGCCTGGAGCCGATCAAGGACGAGATCCACGCCCGGCTGCAGGAGCTGTACGTCTACCCCGACCAGCACGACAAGGCCACGGAGCACGACGACCGTGACCTCGACGACGAGACCAGCCTGCTCGAGGACGACCTGCTCGACCTCGAGCCCCTGCTGCGGGACGCGGTGGTGCTCGCACTACCGTTCCAGCCGCTGTGCATGGACGATTGCCCCGGGTTGTGCACCGAGTGCGGTGCGCGGCTCGCGGACGACCCCGACCACGCGCACGACGCGCCGATCGACCCGCGGTGGGCAGGGCTGCAGGGGCTGCAGCAGGACTCGCACGACCAGGACTGA
- the coaD gene encoding pantetheine-phosphate adenylyltransferase has product MRRAVCPGSFDPVTHGHLDIVARAAGLFDEVVVAIGTNMSKNRLFTPDERIAMLEEATAGMANVRVAGFEGLIVDFCRELDAVAIVKGLRGPGDYEYELPMAQMNSHLTGVETVFLPTAVGNAFVSSSLVKEVAGLGGDVRGLLPEPVREQLVRRLAERRG; this is encoded by the coding sequence GTGCGTCGCGCCGTCTGCCCCGGGTCCTTCGACCCGGTGACCCACGGCCACCTCGACATCGTCGCCCGGGCCGCCGGGCTGTTCGACGAGGTGGTCGTCGCCATCGGCACCAACATGTCCAAGAACCGGCTCTTCACCCCCGACGAGCGCATCGCCATGCTCGAGGAGGCCACGGCCGGGATGGCCAACGTCCGGGTGGCCGGCTTCGAGGGCCTGATCGTCGACTTCTGCCGCGAGCTCGACGCCGTCGCGATCGTCAAGGGCCTGCGCGGCCCCGGCGACTACGAGTACGAGCTCCCGATGGCCCAGATGAACTCGCACCTGACCGGGGTGGAGACGGTGTTCCTGCCCACCGCCGTGGGCAACGCGTTCGTCTCCTCGAGCCTCGTCAAGGAGGTCGCCGGCCTCGGTGGAGACGTACGCGGGCTGCTGCCCGAGCCGGTCCGCGAGCAGCTCGTACGCCGTCTCGCCGAGCGCCGCGGCTGA
- the rsmD gene encoding 16S rRNA (guanine(966)-N(2))-methyltransferase RsmD, with product MTRIIGGTAGGRRLETPRGQTTRPTSDRVREALFSAVESRTGSLDGLRFLDLYAGSGAVGLEAWSRGAGVVTMVEQDRRTAALISRNATTLGFGRARVVAAGVSTFLASSPAAPYDVVFSDPPYPMPDGDVRADLVALVAHGWLVPGALVVVERAAKRSAVTWPDGIEGDRTKRYGETALWYGYATPAP from the coding sequence ATGACTCGGATCATCGGGGGAACGGCGGGCGGCCGCCGGCTGGAGACGCCGCGCGGCCAGACGACCCGCCCGACGAGCGACCGGGTGCGCGAGGCCCTGTTCTCGGCCGTCGAGTCGCGCACCGGGTCCCTCGACGGGCTGCGCTTCCTCGACCTCTACGCCGGCTCCGGCGCGGTCGGCCTCGAGGCGTGGTCGCGCGGGGCCGGCGTGGTCACCATGGTCGAGCAGGACCGGCGCACGGCAGCGCTGATCAGCCGCAACGCCACGACCCTCGGCTTCGGCCGGGCCCGCGTGGTGGCCGCGGGCGTGTCGACCTTCCTCGCCAGCTCGCCCGCCGCTCCCTACGACGTGGTGTTCTCCGACCCTCCCTACCCGATGCCCGACGGCGACGTCCGCGCCGACCTGGTCGCGCTCGTCGCCCACGGCTGGCTCGTGCCCGGTGCGCTCGTGGTCGTCGAGCGCGCCGCCAAGCGCAGCGCGGTCACCTGGCCCGACGGCATCGAGGGCGACCGTACGAAGCGCTACGGCGAGACCGCGCTTTGGTACGGTTACGCCACCCCGGCACCCTGA
- a CDS encoding ATP-dependent DNA helicase RecG yields MVAITPDSPIQAVFGSHHKKRKLAEEGLGLATVGDLLRHFPRRYVAATELSEVATPVVGEQLTIVGEVRSCESASFFGGNRRQFRTTVRLRTDGPDFSVTLFSPYQGLADRHEAEFRPGSRAVFTGKAKQFRGSWQLDQPHGFALDGAEAASMSKLMPVYPLTAKLYSWDLQKVVAAALDLVTGVPDVFTPELRERYELLGVMQALRWIHAPDEWSQLGAAQKRFRFEEALVLQLTLARRRAAHRAQGARSRAGRPGGLLAAFDERLPFELTGGQREIGELVAEELARDHPMNRLLQGEVGSGKTLVALRAMLQVVDSGGQAALLAPTEVLAQQHHRSISAMLGDLAQGGMLGGAAEATSVVLLTGSMGRAARQEAMLRIVTGEAGIVIGTHALLEDRVEFADLGLVVVDEQHRFGVEQRAALTDKAGTPPHVLVMTATPIPRTVAMTVFGDLETSVLAELPAGRAPIQTNVVPLADQPSWIERVWQRVREEVEKGHQVYVVCPRISGDSGEEGETDQVDLDEEGAEIAPPKRSLAAVEDVHEELAAGPLRGLRTAVLHGRLAPDEKDRTMRAFAAGDVDVLVSTTVIEVGVDVHNATMMVLLDADRFGVSQLHQLRGRVGRGGLPGLCLLVSHAELGSPARDRLDAVASTTDGFELSRVDLEQRREGDVLGASQSGFRSGLVTLRVLRDEKTIVRAREAAEALLSEDPALAQAPELADAVAEVERSAASGFMEKG; encoded by the coding sequence ATGGTCGCGATCACGCCTGACAGCCCGATCCAAGCGGTGTTCGGCTCCCACCACAAGAAGCGCAAGCTCGCCGAGGAGGGCCTCGGCCTGGCCACGGTGGGCGACCTGCTGCGCCACTTCCCGCGCCGCTACGTCGCCGCCACCGAGCTCTCCGAGGTCGCCACGCCGGTCGTCGGGGAGCAGCTGACGATCGTCGGCGAGGTGCGGTCCTGCGAGAGCGCCTCGTTCTTCGGCGGCAACCGGCGCCAGTTCCGTACGACGGTGCGGCTGCGCACCGACGGGCCCGACTTCTCCGTCACCCTGTTCAGCCCCTACCAGGGCCTGGCGGACCGCCACGAGGCCGAGTTCCGCCCCGGCAGCAGGGCGGTCTTCACCGGCAAGGCCAAGCAGTTCCGCGGCAGCTGGCAGCTCGACCAGCCCCACGGCTTCGCGCTCGACGGCGCCGAGGCCGCCTCGATGAGCAAGCTGATGCCGGTCTACCCGCTCACCGCCAAGCTCTACTCCTGGGACCTGCAGAAGGTCGTGGCGGCCGCCCTCGACCTCGTCACCGGGGTCCCCGACGTCTTCACCCCCGAGCTGCGCGAGCGCTACGAGCTCCTCGGCGTGATGCAGGCGCTGCGGTGGATCCACGCCCCCGACGAGTGGAGCCAGCTCGGCGCGGCCCAGAAGCGGTTCCGGTTCGAGGAGGCGCTGGTCCTCCAGCTGACCCTCGCCCGGCGGCGCGCCGCCCACCGGGCCCAGGGCGCCCGGTCCCGCGCCGGTCGTCCCGGCGGGCTCCTGGCGGCGTTCGACGAGCGGCTGCCGTTCGAGCTCACCGGCGGCCAGCGCGAGATCGGCGAGCTGGTCGCCGAGGAGCTCGCCCGCGACCACCCGATGAACCGCCTGCTGCAGGGTGAGGTCGGCTCCGGCAAGACGCTCGTCGCGCTGCGCGCGATGCTGCAGGTCGTGGACTCGGGCGGGCAGGCGGCGCTGCTCGCGCCCACGGAGGTCCTCGCGCAGCAGCACCACCGCTCGATCTCGGCCATGCTCGGCGACCTCGCCCAGGGCGGCATGCTCGGCGGGGCGGCCGAGGCCACCTCGGTCGTCCTGCTCACCGGCTCGATGGGCCGGGCGGCCCGCCAGGAGGCGATGCTGCGGATCGTCACCGGCGAGGCCGGGATCGTGATCGGCACCCACGCGCTGCTCGAGGACCGCGTCGAGTTCGCCGACCTCGGGCTCGTGGTCGTCGACGAGCAGCACCGCTTCGGCGTGGAGCAGCGGGCCGCGCTCACCGACAAGGCCGGCACGCCGCCCCACGTGCTGGTGATGACCGCGACCCCGATCCCGCGCACGGTCGCGATGACGGTCTTCGGCGACCTCGAGACGTCCGTCCTCGCCGAGCTCCCCGCCGGCCGCGCGCCGATCCAGACCAACGTCGTGCCCCTCGCGGACCAGCCGAGCTGGATCGAGCGGGTGTGGCAGCGCGTCCGCGAGGAGGTCGAGAAGGGCCACCAGGTCTACGTCGTGTGCCCGCGGATCTCCGGCGACTCCGGGGAGGAGGGGGAGACCGACCAGGTCGACCTCGACGAGGAGGGCGCCGAGATCGCGCCGCCCAAGCGGTCGCTGGCCGCGGTGGAGGACGTCCACGAGGAGCTGGCGGCCGGACCGCTCCGCGGACTGCGCACCGCCGTCCTGCACGGCCGGCTCGCGCCCGACGAGAAGGACCGCACCATGCGCGCCTTCGCGGCCGGCGACGTCGACGTGCTGGTCTCCACGACCGTCATCGAGGTCGGCGTCGACGTGCACAACGCCACCATGATGGTGCTCCTCGACGCCGACCGGTTCGGTGTCTCCCAGCTGCACCAGCTCCGCGGCCGCGTCGGCCGGGGCGGGCTCCCGGGCCTGTGCCTGCTCGTCTCCCACGCCGAGCTCGGGTCGCCGGCGCGCGACCGGCTCGACGCCGTCGCGTCGACCACCGACGGCTTCGAGCTGAGCCGCGTCGACCTCGAGCAGCGCCGCGAGGGCGACGTGCTCGGGGCGAGCCAGTCCGGCTTCCGGTCCGGGCTGGTGACGCTGCGGGTGCTGCGCGACGAGAAGACCATCGTGCGTGCCCGGGAGGCAGCGGAGGCGCTACTCTCCGAAGACCCTGCGCTGGCGCAGGCGCCCGAGCTCGCCGACGCCGTCGCCGAGGTCGAGCGCTCGGCGGCGTCGGGATTCATGGAGAAGGGCTGA
- a CDS encoding DAK2 domain-containing protein: MEPVTHGIDLDAVARFVDIATDALSAAREEIDALNVYPVPDGDTGTNMFLTVSAARDELRAARAADPGLGIEEGLALLARAALMGARGNSGVILSQMLRAYVTHLAGAGLEDRRAHTIAAAMQAATDASYAAVGTPVEGTILTVARAASDAARVAAHRPGARARDVFTAAAAAARAALARTPEQLPVLARAGVVDAGGRGLTVVLDAVETTATGRRPMQLAAPIGTHHIPVTLPDGSSGGDPADDGPGYEVIYLLETARDAEEEAIPALREALGALGDSLVVVGGDGLWNVHVHVDDVGAAIEAGVVAGRPHRIRVTHFADQAAEARHRASGRTARTGRRVVAVAAGPGLAELFESAGALVVPGGPGRRPSTGQLLEAITGCGASEVVVLPNDGDTVRAAEIAARTAEAEHDVSVEVIPTQAQVQGLAAISVHEPGRTFDADVREMTATARHARHGAVTVAARQAITMAGPCEPGDALGVIAGDFAVVGADLEAVAHEVLERLLAGGGELVTIVAGEDGSDLAARVCARVEERHPHVDVAVHEGGQPRYPLLVSVE; encoded by the coding sequence CGTCTACCCCGTCCCCGACGGCGACACCGGCACCAACATGTTCCTCACCGTCTCGGCCGCCCGTGACGAGCTGCGCGCCGCCCGCGCCGCCGACCCCGGCCTGGGCATCGAGGAGGGGCTGGCGCTGCTGGCGCGTGCCGCGCTGATGGGTGCCCGCGGCAACTCCGGGGTGATCCTGAGCCAGATGCTGCGCGCCTACGTCACCCACCTGGCCGGCGCGGGCCTCGAGGACCGGCGCGCGCACACGATCGCGGCTGCCATGCAGGCGGCGACCGACGCCAGCTACGCCGCGGTCGGCACCCCCGTCGAGGGCACCATCCTCACGGTGGCGCGCGCCGCCTCCGACGCCGCCCGCGTGGCCGCGCACCGGCCGGGCGCCCGCGCCCGTGACGTCTTCACCGCCGCGGCCGCCGCGGCGCGCGCCGCGCTCGCCCGTACGCCGGAGCAGCTCCCCGTGCTGGCCCGTGCCGGTGTCGTCGACGCGGGGGGTCGCGGCCTCACCGTGGTGCTCGACGCCGTCGAGACCACCGCGACCGGCCGGCGCCCCATGCAGCTCGCCGCGCCCATCGGGACGCACCACATCCCGGTCACCCTCCCCGACGGCTCGTCGGGCGGTGACCCGGCGGATGACGGCCCGGGCTACGAGGTGATCTACCTCCTCGAGACCGCGCGCGACGCCGAGGAGGAGGCGATCCCCGCGCTCCGCGAGGCGCTGGGGGCGCTGGGGGACAGCCTCGTGGTCGTCGGCGGCGACGGCCTGTGGAACGTCCACGTCCACGTCGACGACGTCGGTGCGGCGATCGAGGCGGGCGTGGTCGCCGGCCGGCCGCACCGGATCCGGGTCACCCACTTCGCGGACCAGGCGGCCGAGGCCCGGCACCGGGCCTCGGGCCGCACCGCCCGCACCGGCCGCAGGGTCGTCGCGGTGGCGGCCGGACCCGGGCTGGCGGAGCTCTTCGAGTCCGCCGGTGCCCTCGTCGTCCCCGGCGGTCCCGGCCGTCGTCCCTCGACCGGCCAGCTGCTCGAGGCCATCACCGGGTGCGGCGCCTCCGAGGTGGTCGTGCTGCCCAACGACGGCGACACCGTCCGCGCCGCCGAGATCGCGGCCCGCACCGCCGAGGCGGAGCACGACGTGTCGGTCGAGGTGATCCCCACCCAGGCCCAGGTGCAGGGCCTCGCGGCGATCTCGGTGCACGAGCCGGGCCGCACGTTCGACGCCGACGTCCGGGAGATGACCGCAACCGCCCGCCACGCCCGCCACGGCGCCGTCACGGTCGCCGCCCGGCAGGCGATCACCATGGCCGGGCCGTGCGAGCCGGGTGACGCCCTCGGTGTCATCGCGGGCGACTTCGCGGTCGTCGGCGCCGACCTCGAGGCTGTCGCCCACGAGGTCCTCGAGCGCCTGCTCGCCGGCGGTGGCGAGCTCGTCACCATCGTCGCGGGGGAGGACGGCAGCGACCTCGCCGCGCGGGTCTGCGCGCGCGTCGAGGAGCGCCACCCGCACGTCGACGTCGCGGTCCACGAGGGCGGCCAGCCGCGCTACCCGCTGCTCGTCAGCGTCGAGTGA